DNA from Daucus carota subsp. sativus chromosome 1, DH1 v3.0, whole genome shotgun sequence:
AAAAGACTCAACCAAGCCACGCATGTGTGTGGTGGCTTAGTTACCAATATAGTCGGCTTTGACTGATTCAAGGTCCACATATTTTCAATCTTAATTCTCATAATTTTGCCGTAAAAAGTATATTTAGCATTATAAAACTCGAACTTGGATATTCCGCCTCTTCTAGTAGACTAGTACTATCAACATTCACTTCTATGATTACAAGGTTGACGAGCTtctgttttatttaaatattgttgACAAGCTAATTTGTAATCAGAAAGAATctaattctatttttaaaacCTCTTTCTTCAATAATACTTTTATATaaccaataaattaattattatattcttaAATATAGAATCATTTTTCAAGCAATGTTCTCCACTTCCCCTTGAACTCAACTCTATTGAATCGAATATTCCTTTAATCTCAGCTTGgggctatttttttttatcataccATTGCTTCATTTTTTGGTAAGCGTTTGTTTGGTGGTTCTCTCAATACATAGACTTTTTataagaataaataaattactcgATAAAACTCCCCTCGAACCTGAAGGGTAAATTGAAGTCGATATACCTTGCTCTGCGATTTCAAGTTATAATCTCAATCAGATGTCAAAGATCTTAAGCATTATAGTGCCATGCAGTTAATTGATGATGTAAAATGCTGATTACTCCttcatattcatttttttatataaaaactccttcatattcatttaattaaatttttgatacaCTTTTCAAGTGTTTTGATTAAAtagcaaaaatattaatttaaaacaattatttcCGTGAATTTTAACAATTCTTTTATTCATAAAcaaaaatctataaataataattttaaaaagataacAAGTGTGTCAAATAGTCAAAAACACTCAAAAccaactaataaaaaaaaacagagtaaGACATTTAGGTATACAATTTCAAGAAAATACAATCGAACTCTCGTAGTCGTATCAAAAGCAGGATTatcgttattttatttaacaaattttcCAGTGCATGATGGTGTGCACAGCAACACGATCACTTTTTAATTAGAGAGGAAATTCTATTAATTTTAATCTTATTAACAATGataattttttagaaataaaatgaaatataaaccTCTGTGAGTTCCAACATGACAATTTTTACTCTTTATATATGTACTAATGTACATCTCATCAAGAAGTAGAAAAACTCTTGtatttaatatgaatataaatttttaatttaacattGATTCCTCCAATACGATAAAAACAAATTCGCGTAAATTTTAAGCAATATACAACATCATGTCGCGTGATGCTATGATAATAAGTTAATGACTGGACCAAAATATTCCCTCTTGTAGGATGACTTGAACACCATGGCACATATACTACTGTTTTTGTGCTAATATACTCGCATTTTCGTGGTATATAAAAGGTGTATATGTGgtcattacaaaaaaaaaaaaaaaaaaaaaaaaggtgtatATGTGGCTGTATTCAAATTCAGagcaaaccccaaaccccaaagtCAATTCTTCTGGTTCATGGTATTGCATGTTGAATTGAGGACTTATTATGTTCCAACAATTGACTAAAGCTCCACGTCACGGTCATCATCATTATAAACGGACAAGATTTGCATTATTCTAAAATTCAAGACtcacaaataataaaaacatttataatttacaattaataatatacaaattctcaaaaaataatataaatatatatagtatctatttattgattgatttatatatatccATTCGTTGTCGGTTGTTcacttcaaattttaattatcaaatagatcaaaatttgaaaattatatatatatatatatatactaaaattaaaaaatattaaaatttagattataattttataaagtaCATATAGTctagtttaaaatttatttttctatattataaacaaatatcATTACTTTCTGatcagaaaataattaatttgaccataaaaaggacaactaaaaagggatagactgaattttatatattttaaaaaatattaaaaattcatatCATTATAAGATACAaataatctattttaaaataactttcaactttttaaaatatatattaaaaaatctttaaattttggtcaaaaataatttatttatttatttttttttttgaaatagtcaaaaataatttatttgatcaTAAAAATGGAGAATCAAATAAAGAGacctctaaaatatttttcccTGTAGTCGGTGAAATTCTGACCACGTACCCACATGCAGAAGTTGATTAGGTTAGTATTTTAGCATATGATCCCTCCTGCAATTTCAACCAATGACAAAATAATCTACTAAACGTGGCCGCCTGGGGACCTACGTGTGTGATTCTTCACAGAACCTTCATAAATTTACTCCCAAACCTACTCAGTTTCTATATAAATGTTAGCATAATCTCTCATGCTTCATATCCCAGTTGAACAACTTatttctcacacacacacacctagCTAAAATTTGTGGCCTTCTTTTCTCTGtacaaaatcagatttttttGACATATTTCTGAAGTTCCGAAATGGCATTCGGGAAAAATTTGCTGTCAAAAATAGCTACCAACGACGGACATGGCGAAAATTCGCCTTATTTTGATGGCTGGAAGGCTTATGATAGTGATCCTTTCCATCTCACTGAAAATCCTCAGGGAGTTATTCAGATGGGACTTGCTGAAAATCAGGTCTTAATTTGTTTTTCGacgataaattattaaattttgttgattttacATGTTCATCTGTGCGCATGCACACACATTACTGAAAATTTAGCATGTTTTTCTAAATTTTGCTCTTGATGGTGCAGCTctgttttgatttgattcaaGAATGGATACTGCAGAATCCGAAAGCCTCGATTTGCAGTGCTGAAGGAGTAAATGACTTCAAAGATATCGCGATTTTTCAAGATTATCATGGCTTGCCTGAATTTCGAGAAGTATGAATCATAGATTTTTCAGCTCTCAGTTTTTTTGCTGCAATCTTTTGCCACCATTCTAACCTTTCTTTGATGAAATTTCAGGCAATTGCAACATTTATGGCGAAAGTAAGAGGCGATACAGTTACATTTGATCCCGATCGGGTTGTTATGAGCGGAGGAGCTACTGGTGCTCATGAAACTATGGCCTTCTGTCTGGCAAATCCTGGTGATGCTTTTCTGGTTCCAACTCCATATTATCCAGGGTAAGTAGTGAACTTTAACCGACGATCTTTTGGTCAGATGGTATCGTCCTCGCTCCGCTTATCGGAGTTATCAGAGTAAATGACTTTTAAAACCTTGGAATGCCACAAATATAATCTGGACCACTAGTTTAGTTAGTTAATAATCCTGTCATGTTAAATTAGTATTAATTTTGTTGCAATAATACCTACCTAATAAGTTGCATAGGGTCAACTCTCACTTATAtgttgtaaattaatttatgttctGATAAATTCCGGGATTTGTTCTGATAAATTCTGGAATGAGCGAGAGTCGAACTTAAAGACAATATGGATATGTTCCTATTAACATTATTGGAGTGGGGCTATAGAACATATGCCTTGCGATCTAGCACTGAAAACTCTAAGCAGATGACCCCATTACAAAGACATTTCACAACCACTGTTATAGATGACAATGACTGATAATTACTTAACAATTATGCAAAAAAACTCAgaaatttacatttttattacGATGTTTTGCAGATTTGACCGCGATTTGAGGTGGCGAACTGGAGTAAAACTCCTTCCAGTTGTCTGTGAGAGCTCGAATAATTTCATGATCACCAGAGAAGCCCTGGAAGAAGCGTATCAGAAAGCAGAGGAGTCGAATATCAACGTTAAAGGCTTGCTAATCACAAATCCTTCGAATCCATTAGGCACAATTTTGGACCGTGACACGTTACAAGGCCTAGTGAATTTTATCAATGAGAAAAACATCCACCTGATCTGCGATGAAATTTATGCTGCCACGGTTTTTACCAGGCCAATGTATGTCAGCATTGCTGAGATACTCGAAGAGGACAAGAAATGCAACCGCGATTTGATTCATCTGGTGTACAGCTTGTCGAAAGACATGGGCTTCCCCGGGTTCAGAATTGGGATCATTTACTCCTACAATGACAAAGTTGTGAATTCTGCTAGAAAAATGTCAAGTTTTGGATTAGTCTCAACTCAGACTCAACAATTAATCGCAAACATGTTGTCAGACGATTCattcataaataaata
Protein-coding regions in this window:
- the LOC108205292 gene encoding 1-aminocyclopropane-1-carboxylate synthase gives rise to the protein MAFGKNLLSKIATNDGHGENSPYFDGWKAYDSDPFHLTENPQGVIQMGLAENQLCFDLIQEWILQNPKASICSAEGVNDFKDIAIFQDYHGLPEFREAIATFMAKVRGDTVTFDPDRVVMSGGATGAHETMAFCLANPGDAFLVPTPYYPGFDRDLRWRTGVKLLPVVCESSNNFMITREALEEAYQKAEESNINVKGLLITNPSNPLGTILDRDTLQGLVNFINEKNIHLICDEIYAATVFTRPMYVSIAEILEEDKKCNRDLIHLVYSLSKDMGFPGFRIGIIYSYNDKVVNSARKMSSFGLVSTQTQQLIANMLSDDSFINKYISESRKRLAARHGVFTRGLMQVRVGNLQSNAGLFFWMDLRRLLKESTVEAEMDLWRVIINEVKLNVSPGSSFHCSEPGWFRVCYANMDDETMRIALRRIKKFVLQADEREAAAKKHMWHKNLQLSLSFRRWDESIMKTPRIVTPHLMSPHMIMSPHSPLASPLVRARN